The following proteins are co-located in the Micromonospora coriariae genome:
- a CDS encoding sigma-70 family RNA polymerase sigma factor: MSAATVPVTAPTDGRLEEFRVELTGYCYRMLGSPYDAEDAVQETLLRAWRGWDGFDGRSSPRTWLYRIATNVCLDLLRGRRRRALPMDLGDPSSPVATALGGPETGWVEPAPDAAVLPAADPADLTVLRESVRLAFVTALQHLPARQRAVLILRDVLRWRAEEVAGLLDTTVAAVNSALQRARATLADRVGDAPGRPLDREHRDLLDRYVQVFERYDIDALVGLLRADAVQSMPPYRMWLRGAGDIGRWLAGPGAGCRGSRLIRVAANGGPALAQYRPDPAGGHRPFSIQLLDVAGGRITRLTHYLDPGLFPRFGLPARLDP; the protein is encoded by the coding sequence ATGAGCGCAGCGACCGTGCCGGTGACGGCGCCGACCGACGGCCGGCTGGAGGAGTTCCGGGTCGAGCTGACCGGTTACTGCTACCGGATGCTCGGCTCGCCGTACGACGCCGAGGACGCTGTGCAGGAGACGCTGCTGCGGGCCTGGCGGGGGTGGGACGGCTTCGACGGCCGGTCCAGCCCGCGCACCTGGCTCTACCGGATCGCCACCAACGTCTGCCTGGACCTCCTGCGCGGTCGCCGGCGCCGGGCCCTGCCTATGGACCTCGGCGATCCGTCGTCGCCGGTGGCCACGGCGCTGGGCGGTCCCGAGACCGGCTGGGTGGAGCCCGCCCCGGACGCGGCGGTCCTGCCGGCGGCAGACCCGGCCGACCTGACTGTGCTCCGCGAGTCGGTCCGGTTGGCGTTCGTGACCGCGCTCCAGCACCTGCCGGCCCGGCAGCGCGCGGTGCTGATCCTGCGGGACGTGCTGCGCTGGCGGGCCGAGGAGGTCGCCGGCCTGCTCGACACCACCGTGGCCGCGGTCAACAGCGCGCTGCAACGAGCCCGGGCCACGCTGGCCGACCGGGTCGGTGACGCTCCGGGCCGGCCGTTGGATCGGGAGCACCGCGACCTGCTCGACCGCTACGTGCAGGTCTTCGAGCGCTACGACATCGACGCCCTGGTGGGTCTGCTGCGCGCCGACGCCGTCCAGAGCATGCCGCCGTACCGGATGTGGTTGCGCGGTGCGGGCGACATCGGCCGCTGGCTGGCCGGGCCGGGGGCCGGTTGCCGGGGTTCCCGACTGATCCGGGTGGCGGCCAACGGCGGTCCCGCCCTGGCCCAGTACCGGCCCGACCCGGCGGGCGGGCACCGACCGTTCTCGATCCAGCTGCTGGACGTCGCCGGTGGCCGGATCACCCGGCTCACCCACTACCTCGACCCGGGGCTCTTTCCGCGCTTCGGCCTGCCCGCCCGTCTCGATCCGTGA
- a CDS encoding carbohydrate ABC transporter permease has translation MAVLTHRPAAAPAPVRRDQRAARALATRFLGYATLIFFGLVFLYPFVIQIGNSLKTEPDAAANPLSPFPDPLTLAGFERIFAGTNFPLWLGNSLLVTVLVTLGRVFFDSLAGYALARLRFRGRRGLFAAVIAVMAVPGVVLLIPKFLVLNQLGLYNSYAGLVVPLLADAAGVFIMKQFFESIPLSVEEAARIDGASIFRTFWSVVLPMAKPALITLTILSFQGSWNEFPHSLVSVQDPDLFTLPRGLADLVSGSLGKGTQYPLKLGAALLATIPVAIIFVVFQRYFVRDANDGSDKG, from the coding sequence ATGGCCGTGCTGACCCACCGCCCGGCGGCGGCGCCCGCGCCCGTGCGGCGCGACCAGCGCGCGGCCCGCGCCCTGGCCACCCGCTTCCTGGGGTACGCGACGCTGATCTTCTTCGGGCTGGTGTTCCTCTACCCGTTCGTCATCCAGATCGGCAATTCGCTCAAGACCGAGCCCGACGCGGCGGCCAACCCGCTCTCGCCGTTCCCGGACCCACTCACGCTTGCCGGCTTCGAGCGGATCTTCGCCGGCACCAACTTCCCGCTCTGGCTGGGCAACTCACTGCTGGTGACGGTGCTCGTCACCCTCGGTCGGGTGTTCTTCGACTCGCTCGCGGGGTACGCGCTGGCCCGGCTGCGGTTCCGGGGGCGCCGTGGGCTGTTCGCCGCGGTCATCGCGGTGATGGCGGTGCCCGGAGTGGTGCTGCTGATCCCGAAGTTCCTGGTCCTCAACCAGCTCGGCCTCTACAACAGCTACGCGGGTCTGGTGGTGCCGCTGCTGGCCGACGCGGCGGGCGTGTTCATCATGAAGCAGTTCTTCGAGTCGATCCCGTTGAGCGTGGAGGAGGCCGCCCGGATCGACGGGGCGAGCATCTTCCGCACCTTCTGGTCGGTGGTGCTTCCCATGGCGAAACCGGCGCTGATCACCCTGACCATCCTGTCGTTCCAGGGCTCCTGGAACGAGTTTCCGCACAGCCTCGTGTCGGTGCAGGACCCGGACCTGTTCACGCTGCCGCGTGGGCTGGCCGACCTGGTCAGCGGCTCGCTGGGCAAGGGCACCCAGTATCCGCTCAAGCTGGGCGCGGCGCTGCTGGCCACCATCCCCGTCGCGATCATCTTCGTGGTGTTCCAGCGGTACTTCGTCAGGGATGCCAACGACGGCTCGGACAAGGGCTGA